One genomic window of Terriglobia bacterium includes the following:
- a CDS encoding amidohydrolase — protein sequence MKSSMSDARVRSSVAAIIILISLGVQSFPAPQSGPPQAVAPQKQLVLDWLSRSEAVEKFGRISDAIWSYAELGMQEFKSSKLLADTLEQAGFRVERGLAGMPTCFVASYGSGKPVIGILGEFDALPMISQKGRVPTQNPLVEGAPGHGCGHNAQGTAAAAAAIAVKQAIDKFGIKGTIKVFGSPAEETVISRPYMVRAGLFKDVDAVIDNHGGSSFGTSYGMDGDGLYSVIFTFRGKTAHAAAAPWSARSALDAVDITNVAVNFLREHLFYTERIHYVITEGGEAPNVVPDRASVWYYVRDTDERLEDTYNRVVNCAKAGALASGTELASTRVLTAIHQRHANKAAAELFQKNIELVGMPAWTDEEQAFARSLQKTLGARESGMPARVGRLQEPDRTFVGGGSSDVGEVTLVAPTATIRFPGQVPGSIGHHWSVTACNYGSTAWKGLNAGAKAMAASAIDLMMLPDELKKLRDEFEAYAKDHPYKSFLPADAMPPLDLNKELMDKYRPKMEAAGYLDWKTP from the coding sequence ATGAAATCGTCCATGAGTGACGCGCGTGTCCGCTCGAGTGTGGCCGCCATCATCATTCTCATCAGTCTGGGTGTGCAGTCGTTTCCGGCGCCGCAATCCGGACCGCCGCAAGCCGTCGCTCCGCAGAAACAGCTCGTGCTTGACTGGCTGAGCCGGAGCGAAGCCGTCGAAAAATTCGGCAGGATCTCCGATGCCATATGGTCCTACGCGGAGCTGGGGATGCAGGAGTTCAAGTCGTCCAAGCTCCTGGCAGACACGCTGGAGCAGGCCGGCTTCAGGGTCGAGCGCGGCCTCGCGGGAATGCCCACCTGTTTCGTGGCGAGCTACGGTTCCGGCAAGCCGGTCATAGGCATCCTCGGGGAGTTCGATGCCCTGCCGATGATATCGCAGAAGGGGAGAGTCCCGACCCAGAATCCGCTGGTGGAAGGAGCCCCGGGGCACGGTTGCGGACACAACGCCCAGGGCACAGCCGCGGCTGCAGCCGCGATTGCCGTCAAGCAGGCGATCGACAAGTTCGGCATCAAAGGGACCATCAAAGTATTCGGGTCGCCCGCGGAGGAAACCGTCATCAGCCGCCCCTATATGGTACGGGCCGGGCTCTTCAAGGATGTAGATGCCGTGATTGATAACCACGGAGGCAGCAGTTTCGGCACTTCTTACGGCATGGACGGCGACGGATTGTACTCGGTGATCTTCACTTTCAGAGGAAAAACGGCTCATGCCGCGGCGGCGCCGTGGAGCGCGCGCAGCGCTCTCGACGCGGTCGATATTACCAACGTTGCGGTCAACTTCCTGCGCGAGCACCTCTTCTATACAGAGCGGATTCACTATGTGATCACCGAGGGAGGGGAGGCGCCGAACGTGGTGCCCGACCGGGCCAGCGTCTGGTACTACGTGCGAGACACCGACGAACGCTTGGAGGACACATATAATCGAGTGGTGAACTGTGCGAAGGCAGGAGCTCTGGCCAGTGGAACAGAACTGGCGAGCACCCGCGTCCTCACGGCGATTCATCAACGTCATGCCAACAAAGCTGCTGCAGAGCTGTTCCAGAAAAACATCGAGCTGGTCGGGATGCCGGCATGGACAGATGAAGAACAGGCGTTTGCCAGGTCGCTGCAGAAAACGCTCGGGGCACGCGAGTCCGGAATGCCCGCAAGGGTTGGAAGACTGCAGGAGCCCGATCGCACGTTTGTCGGTGGCGGCTCATCCGACGTGGGCGAGGTAACTCTCGTCGCGCCGACGGCGACCATCAGGTTCCCCGGCCAGGTCCCCGGCTCCATCGGCCATCACTGGTCCGTCACCGCCTGCAATTACGGCTCGACCGCCTGGAAAGGACTGAATGCCGGCGCCAAGGCCATGGCCGCCTCAGCAATCGACCTGATGATGTTGCCTGACGAATTGAAGAAGCTGCGTGATGAATTTGAAGCCTACGCCAAAGACCACCCGTACAAGTCTTTCCTCCCTGCGGATGCGATGCCGCCGCTCGATTTGAACAAGGAATTGATGGATAAGTATCGTCCGAAGATGGAGGCAGCGGGCTACCTGGATTGGAAGACCCCGTAG
- a CDS encoding STAS domain-containing protein: MNITMRTVGKGVILDCSGRITVGAGTTTVRNAVRDAIRGGSKKIVLNLENVEYADSSGIGELVSSFTHVQSQGGKLVLLNLPKRIRDLLIITKLMPVFEVFSEEKTALAGC, encoded by the coding sequence ATGAACATCACCATGCGCACTGTCGGCAAAGGTGTCATTCTGGATTGCAGCGGCAGGATCACCGTCGGTGCCGGTACCACGACTGTTCGCAATGCGGTTCGCGATGCGATCAGGGGCGGTTCCAAGAAAATCGTGCTGAACCTGGAAAACGTGGAGTACGCAGACAGCTCCGGGATCGGCGAGCTGGTCAGCAGCTTTACGCATGTCCAAAGCCAGGGAGGCAAGCTGGTTCTGCTGAACCTGCCCAAGAGGATTCGGGATCTGTTGATCATAACGAAGCTCATGCCGGTGTTTGAGGTGTTCAGCGAGGAGAAGACGGCTCTCGCGGGCTGCTGA
- a CDS encoding sugar MFS transporter: MPSTDTSTAAPPPSSYKAALAVMTTLFFMWGFLTELNDVLVPHLKSIFDLNYFQAMLIQFAFFSAYLLFSVPWARVIDWIGYKRTMVAGLFTMALGACLFIPAASAASYPLFLAALTVLAAGITALQVAANPYVAVLGPEKTASSRLNLAQAVNSLGHTTAPWIGGLLILSAAPLGVEALRRMSAEAQLAYRIHEASSVKLPYLVIGLALLALGIAIARFKLPPMPTAERHGAAGATRSLRKHPHLVLGVIAIFLYVGAEVAIGSLLINYLIQPEIGNISRTLAATLVGFCYWGGAMVGRFIGSAILQKAPTRTVLAIAAVMACVLVCTSMLTLGHVAMWSLILVGFFNSVMFPSIFTLGIAELGPLTGDASGLLVMAIVGGAVIPPATGWLADHIGIHHSFILPAACYLYVCYYALKGSQTASTA; this comes from the coding sequence ATGCCATCCACCGACACCTCCACAGCAGCCCCGCCGCCCTCCTCGTATAAAGCGGCATTGGCGGTGATGACGACGCTGTTCTTCATGTGGGGGTTCCTCACCGAGCTGAACGACGTTCTCGTCCCGCACCTCAAGTCCATTTTCGATCTCAACTATTTCCAGGCGATGCTGATCCAGTTTGCATTCTTTTCCGCATACCTTCTTTTCTCGGTCCCCTGGGCCAGGGTGATCGACTGGATCGGTTATAAGCGAACGATGGTCGCCGGCCTGTTCACGATGGCTTTAGGAGCTTGCCTGTTTATCCCCGCTGCCAGTGCAGCCTCATATCCGCTCTTTCTTGCGGCGCTGACGGTGCTGGCAGCCGGTATCACTGCGCTGCAGGTGGCAGCCAATCCCTACGTCGCAGTGCTTGGGCCGGAGAAAACTGCCTCCAGCCGGTTGAATCTGGCGCAGGCGGTCAACTCGCTGGGACATACGACCGCGCCGTGGATTGGCGGCCTGCTCATCCTGAGTGCGGCTCCGCTGGGTGTGGAGGCGTTGCGCCGTATGTCCGCGGAGGCGCAGCTGGCTTATCGCATCCATGAGGCATCGTCCGTCAAATTGCCCTACCTGGTTATAGGGCTTGCCCTTCTCGCGCTCGGCATTGCCATTGCCAGGTTCAAGCTCCCCCCAATGCCCACGGCGGAACGTCACGGGGCAGCCGGAGCGACCAGAAGCTTGAGAAAGCACCCTCACCTGGTACTGGGTGTGATTGCGATTTTTCTCTATGTGGGGGCCGAGGTTGCGATCGGCAGTCTGTTGATCAACTACCTCATTCAACCGGAGATCGGCAACATATCACGTACACTTGCGGCCACGCTGGTAGGGTTCTGCTATTGGGGCGGAGCGATGGTGGGCCGTTTTATAGGCTCGGCGATCCTGCAGAAGGCCCCTACTCGCACGGTGCTGGCAATTGCGGCCGTGATGGCCTGCGTGCTGGTTTGCACCTCGATGCTCACCCTCGGCCACGTTGCCATGTGGAGCCTCATCCTGGTCGGATTCTTCAACTCGGTGATGTTCCCCAGCATCTTCACTTTGGGGATCGCAGAACTCGGCCCGCTGACGGGCGACGCCTCCGGTCTCCTGGTGATGGCGATCGTCGGCGGAGCCGTCATTCCTCCCGCCACCGGTTGGCTGGCGGATCACATCGGAATTCACCACTCGTTCATACTGCCCGCCGCCTGCTATCTGTACGTTTGTTACTACGCTCTGAAAGGATCCCAAACGGCGTCAACCGCGTAG
- a CDS encoding ADOP family duplicated permease, with product MEAFRQDIRHAVRMLMRNPGFAVIAILALALGIGPNAAIFSVVNALLLTPPPYQDPDTIVSIFQTRDVAGLPQKISSISTDDFQVWRTSTGMLEQMAVYAPDTATLTGVSEPVRLTGERVSPGLFPLLRVKPLLGRVLRNEEEKAGSDRVVVLSYSAWVNRFGSDRDILNRFIKLDGNDYAVVGVMPVGFDFPNKQAEYWAPLVLDQPQQAANVHRVMMMPAIARLKPGVTIAQAQAEGTALLQRRQPTGSGPFQQGYQAGTRAGRPGTPPAADMVRQGAEQPVLPAQQGMKQIMGPAQPETRQPAADASRQGAQQAALPPQTGMQQAPPPAQPDIRPLPGAGQRAPASIPSSGQAEPQKMPAPAPQPVQQGARQVLGPALIGGAVQLATLQEQSVKPVRPALLVLMVAVGLVLLVACANVANLLLSRAVDRQKEISIRASLGAGRGRIIRQMLTESVLLALLGGMVGLLLGFWGIMLLPQLSPGNIQHLEDVRIDMRAMGFSLVLSLLTGVLFGLAPALKSSRSDLMRMLKEGEAQASAGLRLFRRNKTRSLLVVVEFALALILLVGAGLLANSFVRLVRQNPGYNPDGVLTLQVSLPRARYPQPEMQLGFFDQLLDGMRSLPGVQAAGTTNMMPMSSAMIRMSFQIPGAPQSTDPASQPVAGVRMVSPGFIPAMAIRLINGRDFTDGDRENGVQVAIVNESMVRRFFPGANPIGRQIDLAGPREIVGVVADVRPQGLDSEPQPELYLPHRQFSRMLMLGGPLSAMSIVMRSKGDPLALVPSVRARVAALDSQLPIFNVSTLKQRVSNSVAQPRFYAVLLGIFAGLALLLAAVGIYGVFSYQVAQCTREIGIRMALGAQRSSLLALVLREGALLSALGIILGLAGAWAGSRYLSSLLFGIAATDTATYGIAAVLMAVIAIAATYVPARRAIAIDPVTALRQE from the coding sequence ATGGAGGCATTCCGGCAGGACATTCGCCATGCAGTGCGGATGCTGATGCGAAACCCGGGTTTTGCGGTGATTGCCATTTTGGCCCTTGCTCTGGGAATTGGTCCGAATGCGGCTATCTTCAGCGTGGTCAATGCGTTGCTTCTGACGCCGCCTCCCTATCAGGACCCGGATACGATCGTGAGCATTTTCCAAACGCGCGACGTGGCAGGCTTGCCACAGAAGATTTCGTCCATCTCTACTGACGATTTTCAGGTCTGGCGCACTTCGACCGGAATGTTGGAACAGATGGCTGTGTATGCTCCCGACACTGCCACGCTTACAGGCGTGTCGGAACCGGTGCGGCTGACGGGCGAGCGGGTTTCGCCCGGGTTGTTTCCGTTGCTGCGGGTGAAACCGCTCCTCGGTCGAGTCCTTCGCAATGAAGAGGAGAAAGCAGGGAGCGACCGCGTGGTAGTGCTGAGCTATTCCGCGTGGGTGAACCGATTTGGCAGTGACCGGGATATCCTCAACAGGTTTATCAAGCTCGATGGCAACGACTATGCCGTGGTGGGTGTCATGCCCGTGGGATTCGACTTCCCCAACAAGCAGGCTGAATACTGGGCGCCGCTCGTGCTGGATCAGCCACAACAGGCCGCAAACGTTCATCGGGTCATGATGATGCCCGCGATCGCCAGACTGAAGCCGGGCGTGACCATCGCTCAGGCGCAAGCGGAAGGCACTGCTCTGCTGCAGCGGCGGCAGCCGACGGGCAGCGGTCCATTTCAACAGGGGTATCAAGCCGGAACCCGCGCCGGGAGGCCGGGGACGCCGCCCGCAGCCGACATGGTGAGACAAGGCGCGGAACAGCCGGTGCTCCCGGCGCAACAAGGCATGAAGCAGATCATGGGCCCGGCTCAACCGGAGACCCGGCAGCCGGCCGCGGACGCTTCGAGACAAGGAGCACAGCAGGCGGCACTCCCGCCGCAAACGGGGATGCAGCAAGCACCACCTCCTGCGCAGCCGGATATCAGGCCGTTGCCCGGTGCGGGGCAGCGAGCGCCCGCAAGCATCCCCTCCTCCGGGCAAGCGGAGCCTCAAAAGATGCCTGCCCCCGCACCGCAGCCGGTTCAACAGGGAGCTCGCCAGGTGCTTGGGCCCGCGCTTATCGGTGGAGCCGTCCAGTTGGCCACGCTCCAGGAACAATCGGTCAAACCCGTTCGTCCGGCGCTGCTGGTCCTGATGGTGGCAGTCGGGCTGGTTTTATTGGTCGCTTGCGCCAATGTCGCCAATCTGCTCCTGTCGCGCGCGGTCGACCGGCAAAAGGAGATTTCCATCCGGGCGTCGCTGGGCGCCGGCCGCGGCCGGATCATACGCCAGATGCTGACGGAAAGTGTGCTCCTGGCGTTGCTGGGCGGGATGGTGGGTTTGCTGCTCGGATTCTGGGGCATCATGCTGCTGCCGCAGCTTAGCCCGGGCAACATTCAGCATCTGGAGGATGTGCGCATCGATATGCGTGCCATGGGATTTTCGCTGGTCCTCTCGCTCCTGACCGGTGTTCTTTTCGGTCTCGCGCCCGCGCTCAAGAGCTCGCGCAGCGATTTGATGCGCATGTTGAAGGAGGGCGAAGCCCAGGCTTCGGCGGGTCTGCGCCTGTTCCGACGCAACAAGACGCGCAGTCTGCTGGTCGTGGTGGAGTTCGCACTGGCGTTGATATTGTTGGTGGGCGCAGGTCTGCTTGCGAACAGTTTCGTCCGATTGGTCCGGCAAAATCCCGGCTACAACCCGGATGGGGTGTTGACGCTTCAGGTCAGTCTGCCGCGGGCGCGCTATCCACAGCCGGAGATGCAACTCGGCTTTTTCGATCAGCTGCTGGACGGCATGCGCAGTCTGCCCGGCGTGCAGGCGGCGGGCACGACGAATATGATGCCCATGTCGTCGGCGATGATCCGCATGAGCTTTCAGATTCCCGGCGCGCCTCAGAGCACAGACCCGGCTTCACAGCCTGTTGCCGGCGTCCGCATGGTCAGTCCCGGTTTTATCCCGGCCATGGCAATTCGACTGATTAACGGCCGTGACTTCACGGATGGAGACCGCGAAAACGGCGTGCAGGTAGCCATTGTCAACGAGTCGATGGTGCGGCGCTTTTTCCCCGGCGCAAATCCCATAGGCCGGCAGATCGACCTTGCGGGACCGCGCGAAATCGTCGGAGTGGTGGCGGATGTCAGGCCGCAGGGGCTTGACTCCGAACCGCAACCGGAACTGTATCTGCCTCATCGCCAATTTTCCCGCATGTTGATGCTGGGCGGGCCGTTGTCGGCCATGTCGATTGTAATGCGGTCGAAGGGCGATCCGCTTGCGCTGGTTCCGTCGGTGCGTGCCCGCGTAGCCGCGCTCGATTCCCAGCTTCCCATCTTCAATGTTTCGACTTTAAAACAGCGCGTCTCGAATTCTGTGGCACAGCCTCGTTTCTATGCGGTGCTCCTGGGGATTTTCGCAGGATTGGCGCTGTTGCTGGCTGCCGTGGGTATCTACGGCGTGTTCTCCTATCAGGTGGCGCAGTGCACACGCGAAATCGGAATCCGGATGGCGCTGGGGGCGCAGCGCTCGAGTCTGCTCGCCCTCGTTCTGCGCGAAGGAGCCCTGCTGTCGGCTCTCGGCATCATTCTGGGACTGGCGGGCGCCTGGGCTGGAAGCCGATACCTGTCTTCGCTGCTGTTCGGTATCGCGGCGACGGATACAGCCACTTATGGGATCGCCGCCGTGCTGATGGCCGTCATAGCCATCGCAGCGACCTATGTGCCGGCGCGCCGCGCCATCGCGATTGATCCCGTGACCGCCCTCCGGCAGGAGTGA
- a CDS encoding M55 family metallopeptidase encodes MKLRYWVPTILTLTLLSVSGFPQQRALKVLLLYDMEGITGVTTYKHTSFAHKPEYEEARISLTADVNAAIAGLKAGGATEIVVVDGHGSGNTTSPDVLEDQLLAPAKMISRDRSFDIYMDSYDHSIDAIVAVGMHAGAGVGSGFLSHTYTFEDTQYKVNGVPFNETMILAMGAARVRIPLITVCGDDQLEKEIRRNLPWVKYAAVKHAVSRTKAEPFARDEVSRRIENAAKDGLLALESARLPEIPGPYRFALSFQDEAQARNAALLPGAEPLADATVVQIRAHDFEEGYRQSLRLISLAGIVARGTAAQAVVNAQPNAASLRLGVTDWQFERWLNLLPPASPSSGGAGAQRFWGAR; translated from the coding sequence ATGAAGCTTCGATATTGGGTACCCACAATCCTGACTCTGACGTTGCTGAGCGTCTCGGGATTTCCTCAACAGCGTGCTCTGAAGGTGCTCTTGCTTTATGACATGGAAGGGATCACGGGGGTTACGACTTACAAACACACCAGCTTTGCGCACAAGCCGGAATATGAGGAAGCGCGCATATCACTGACCGCCGACGTCAACGCGGCCATCGCCGGTTTGAAGGCAGGGGGAGCAACCGAAATCGTTGTCGTGGACGGCCACGGATCCGGAAACACCACCTCTCCGGACGTTCTCGAGGATCAACTGCTCGCGCCGGCAAAAATGATTTCCCGCGACCGGTCCTTCGACATCTATATGGATAGCTACGATCATTCCATCGATGCCATCGTCGCCGTAGGGATGCATGCCGGCGCCGGAGTTGGCTCAGGCTTTCTCTCCCACACCTATACATTCGAAGATACCCAGTACAAAGTAAACGGCGTCCCTTTCAACGAAACCATGATCCTGGCCATGGGTGCGGCGCGAGTCAGGATTCCCCTCATTACGGTGTGCGGGGATGACCAGCTTGAAAAAGAGATCCGCCGCAATCTCCCCTGGGTCAAATACGCGGCGGTCAAGCACGCCGTGAGCCGGACCAAAGCGGAGCCCTTTGCCCGGGACGAGGTATCTCGGAGGATTGAGAATGCGGCAAAGGATGGTCTCTTGGCGCTGGAATCTGCGCGTCTTCCCGAGATTCCTGGCCCCTACCGCTTTGCCTTGAGCTTTCAGGATGAAGCCCAGGCGCGCAATGCTGCGCTTTTACCCGGCGCCGAACCGTTGGCTGATGCGACCGTAGTGCAGATCCGGGCTCACGATTTCGAGGAAGGATATCGACAGAGCTTGCGCCTGATATCGCTTGCGGGCATCGTCGCGCGGGGCACCGCTGCCCAAGCAGTAGTCAATGCCCAGCCGAACGCCGCTTCCTTGCGGCTCGGCGTCACGGATTGGCAATTCGAGCGCTGGCTCAATCTGCTGCCGCCTGCATCGCCCTCTTCCGGCGGAGCCGGCGCACAACGATTCTGGGGCGCGCGCTAA
- a CDS encoding tetratricopeptide repeat protein has translation MYSRTIFLLIGALVLSASFMPLQAQVAWVARFDDALKQAKAEQKLIVVDISASWCPPCQQMAREVHTNKLFIEFTRMQVFMLLDAEKDSDGIRLANRFDVHTFPTILVLDSQGREIDRLIGSSSSADLIRDLREIFVDPVPYDQLNNKARSQTDDFKVQFQAGKRALQRYDYEKARQFLGRAGNLSTSRSVTERADSLALLCVACYKSAKYQEALDALDTMARLEPKSADQPSGLKLLRARILVALKRNDEAFALMNGLLRSSPPRNTKESVNELLAEMPDKYRKGDKEYENTVKKAQESLKKKKFDEALELAGKAEALAPQDPQAHLLIAGVHFQSSAQETDPVQKSDHVATGLQELRLARCLDPEDMSSYLAAKGYLASRYLRYQASSPQAQKSYMEGEMRFNEDRLKEAMAAYAKTIQLDPDFGKAYLYMGDCFFRMNNFEEALKWYQQAVAKSPLDASAYRFAASALDKLGKSEDADRSLILGVLADPEYPLIRSIKGVRLERHASLIPLQFLLVSANVESFDESMFDGVPAETVPAWQEYVRNKILWRQEKFQAAFPSESFYHATFNEEFDCLNKLVEKWNSMKEAERSLKNEGLDFLRQVSIDGQLDSFVYLEVFTEEYRTSYERWKQQNMNRAAAYVTRFLCGAPQAMSRGTYNSSAIEAYNAGVASQRAGDRDKAVEQYQKALAQEPNMIPALTNLSLLYAQGGDLARARAMVEKWLTLQPEASQAIAMMARLDAQQGNLASAADLFQKAADLEQNPDQKAIHLKNLEMVQSALRRKTPTLIGQPAAVPPLQPAVTAMNDGNWGEAITLLEQLYPSLANGPDKTQAELMLSIAHYNAGHLKEARTYVMRLLARDPSNARALEILKAIDKK, from the coding sequence ATGTACTCCAGAACCATCTTTCTCCTCATTGGCGCTCTTGTGCTCAGTGCCTCGTTTATGCCGCTGCAGGCGCAGGTCGCGTGGGTGGCAAGATTCGATGATGCGCTTAAGCAGGCCAAGGCGGAGCAGAAACTCATCGTGGTGGATATTTCCGCCAGTTGGTGCCCCCCCTGCCAGCAGATGGCGCGTGAGGTGCACACCAACAAACTTTTCATCGAATTTACACGCATGCAAGTCTTCATGCTGCTCGATGCCGAAAAAGACAGCGACGGCATCCGGCTGGCAAACAGGTTCGATGTTCATACATTTCCTACCATTCTTGTGCTCGATTCTCAGGGACGCGAAATTGACCGGCTGATCGGCAGCAGCAGTTCGGCGGATCTCATTCGCGATCTGCGGGAGATTTTTGTCGATCCTGTGCCATACGACCAGCTGAACAACAAGGCCAGATCGCAGACGGATGACTTCAAGGTCCAGTTCCAAGCGGGGAAGCGCGCTCTCCAGCGCTATGACTATGAAAAGGCACGCCAGTTCCTGGGTCGCGCCGGCAACCTTTCTACATCGAGGAGTGTGACGGAACGGGCCGATTCCCTGGCCCTGCTGTGCGTCGCCTGCTATAAGAGCGCGAAGTACCAGGAAGCCCTCGACGCCCTGGACACCATGGCGCGCCTCGAACCGAAGTCCGCCGACCAGCCATCAGGGCTGAAGCTTCTTCGTGCCAGGATCCTCGTGGCGCTCAAACGGAACGACGAGGCGTTCGCGCTGATGAACGGCTTGCTGCGCTCCTCTCCTCCGCGCAACACCAAGGAGAGTGTCAATGAACTTCTGGCGGAGATGCCTGACAAGTACCGCAAGGGCGACAAGGAGTACGAAAACACCGTCAAGAAGGCGCAGGAGAGCCTGAAAAAAAAGAAGTTTGACGAGGCGCTCGAACTTGCCGGCAAGGCGGAGGCGCTCGCTCCTCAGGATCCGCAGGCCCATCTCCTGATCGCCGGCGTCCACTTTCAGAGTTCGGCCCAGGAAACCGACCCGGTCCAGAAAAGCGACCATGTCGCCACGGGACTTCAGGAGCTCCGGCTCGCCCGATGCCTGGATCCGGAGGACATGTCGAGCTATCTGGCCGCCAAAGGATATCTGGCTTCCAGATACCTGCGCTACCAGGCAAGCTCACCTCAAGCTCAGAAAAGTTACATGGAAGGGGAAATGCGGTTCAACGAAGACCGCTTGAAGGAGGCGATGGCGGCCTATGCGAAAACGATCCAGCTTGATCCCGATTTCGGGAAGGCCTACCTCTACATGGGGGACTGCTTTTTCCGGATGAACAACTTCGAGGAGGCGCTGAAGTGGTACCAGCAGGCGGTGGCGAAGTCGCCCCTGGACGCTTCGGCATACCGATTCGCGGCCAGCGCCCTGGACAAGCTGGGGAAATCCGAAGACGCTGACAGGAGCCTCATCCTCGGCGTGCTGGCGGATCCGGAATATCCCCTCATACGTTCGATCAAAGGAGTGCGCCTCGAGCGTCATGCCTCGCTCATCCCCCTGCAGTTTCTGCTTGTGAGCGCCAATGTCGAGAGCTTCGATGAATCGATGTTCGACGGCGTTCCGGCAGAGACGGTTCCTGCGTGGCAGGAATATGTCCGCAACAAGATTCTCTGGCGGCAGGAAAAATTCCAGGCGGCGTTTCCCAGTGAGTCCTTCTACCATGCTACGTTCAATGAAGAGTTCGATTGCCTCAACAAGCTGGTTGAGAAATGGAACAGCATGAAGGAAGCCGAGCGGTCCCTGAAGAACGAGGGGCTGGACTTTCTGCGCCAGGTGTCAATTGACGGACAACTCGATTCATTCGTATATCTGGAAGTTTTCACGGAGGAATACCGCACTTCCTACGAGAGGTGGAAGCAGCAGAACATGAACAGGGCCGCCGCCTATGTCACGCGCTTCCTGTGCGGGGCGCCGCAGGCGATGTCCCGCGGGACCTACAACTCGTCGGCGATTGAAGCGTACAACGCGGGGGTGGCCAGTCAGAGGGCCGGCGACCGGGACAAGGCTGTGGAGCAGTATCAGAAGGCGCTGGCGCAGGAGCCGAATATGATCCCCGCGCTCACCAATCTCAGCCTCCTCTATGCACAGGGCGGCGACCTCGCGCGTGCGCGAGCCATGGTCGAGAAATGGCTCACCCTTCAGCCTGAAGCAAGCCAGGCAATCGCGATGATGGCACGGCTGGATGCCCAGCAGGGAAACCTGGCCTCTGCGGCGGACCTTTTTCAGAAGGCGGCCGATCTGGAGCAGAATCCCGACCAGAAGGCCATCCACCTGAAGAATCTGGAAATGGTTCAGTCTGCCCTGCGCCGTAAGACGCCAACGCTCATCGGGCAACCCGCTGCCGTTCCACCGCTGCAGCCCGCAGTTACCGCGATGAACGACGGCAATTGGGGTGAAGCCATCACCCTCCTCGAGCAGCTCTATCCTTCTCTTGCGAACGGCCCAGATAAGACCCAGGCCGAGCTCATGCTGTCGATCGCGCATTACAATGCCGGCCACCTGAAGGAGGCCCGTACCTACGTCATGAGACTGCTCGCGCGCGATCCATCAAATGCCAGGGCCCTGGAAATCCTCAAGGCAATCGACAAGAAATAG
- a CDS encoding CPBP family intramembrane metalloprotease has protein sequence MNTPPSASHVPPPTLPAGPDAVSRPRWWIHLILLSAYLLVAGAVGWSRGSSHGPVLSRNVAGLLIVCAVELLVFGLVLGLACIASHASRDDLLLRWRGKFRPVPLGIGYSIALRLAVGMIVIILSMGLIATGLMTLQSLQQFSISHRPDIEAIVDVSAMRQDPVYFWLVLTLVSFAVAGLREELWRSAFLAGLRSLWPRSFGSRAGQIASAGVAAVVFGVGHLAMGPVAVLLAGLLGFGLGVIMVLHRSIWPAVIAHGMFDATSLALLPWLMEHLPQVQQALGH, from the coding sequence ATGAATACTCCCCCATCTGCATCCCATGTACCACCCCCGACCCTGCCTGCCGGACCAGACGCGGTCAGCCGGCCCCGCTGGTGGATTCATTTGATCCTTCTCAGTGCCTACCTGCTCGTTGCCGGCGCCGTGGGATGGAGCCGCGGCAGCTCTCATGGGCCGGTGCTGTCACGCAACGTGGCTGGCCTGCTGATTGTTTGCGCAGTGGAGTTGCTGGTCTTTGGGCTTGTGCTTGGTCTGGCATGCATCGCTTCACACGCGTCACGCGATGACTTGCTGTTGCGTTGGCGCGGCAAATTCCGGCCCGTGCCCCTGGGCATCGGGTACTCCATCGCACTTCGCCTGGCGGTGGGGATGATAGTGATCATATTGAGCATGGGATTGATCGCCACGGGCCTGATGACCCTGCAGTCCCTCCAGCAGTTTTCAATTAGTCATCGGCCCGACATAGAAGCGATCGTAGATGTGTCGGCGATGCGCCAGGACCCTGTCTATTTCTGGCTTGTTCTCACTTTGGTAAGTTTCGCAGTGGCGGGTTTACGAGAAGAACTCTGGCGTTCGGCATTTCTTGCCGGACTGCGGTCACTTTGGCCAAGGAGTTTCGGCTCACGCGCCGGTCAAATTGCGTCGGCGGGTGTTGCTGCCGTCGTCTTTGGCGTCGGACATCTGGCGATGGGTCCAGTCGCGGTTTTACTCGCTGGACTGCTCGGCTTCGGTCTCGGTGTGATTATGGTTCTGCATCGATCCATCTGGCCGGCCGTGATTGCGCACGGCATGTTCGATGCGACCAGCCTGGCATTGTTGCCATGGCTGATGGAACATTTGCCGCAGGTTCAGCAGGCACTCGGGCACTGA